In the genome of Lagopus muta isolate bLagMut1 chromosome 21, bLagMut1 primary, whole genome shotgun sequence, one region contains:
- the LOC125703528 gene encoding natriuretic peptides B-like, translated as MHLLDLCCKASLLLLFMPWAGGENDAELQSLQELLEALEQLQEEEGAPALEDELGAGAEVGGSEWDLQGLESSPVGALLPAPSPPQPAEGQSQWRSLLSSFGRRHFSGCFGTRMERIGAQSGLGCNHYKARFWRRRRS; from the exons atgcATCTGCTGGATCTTTGCTGCAAAGCCTCACTACTGCTGCTGTTTATGCCATGGGCAGGTGGTGAAAATGATGCGGAGCTGCAGTCCTTGCAG GAGCTTCTAGAGGCtttggagcagctccaggaggaggaaggggcaCCAGCCCTGGAAGACgagctgggtgctggggctgaAGTTGGTGGCTCTGAGTGGGATCTCCAGGGGCTAGAAAGCAGCCCGGTGGGTGcccttctgccagctcccagccctccccaaCCAGCGGAGGGACAGAGCCAGTGGAggagcctcctctcctccttcggACGGAGGCATTTCTCCGGCTGCTTTGGGACGAGGATGGAGAGGATCGGCGCGCAGTCGGGGCTGGGATGCAATCACTACAAAGCCC gtttctggaggagaaggagaagctgA